One genomic window of Vulpes vulpes isolate BD-2025 chromosome 11, VulVul3, whole genome shotgun sequence includes the following:
- the LOC112926987 gene encoding olfactory receptor 5P76-like has translation MDSLVDGNHTAVTGFILLGITEDPVLRVILFMTILCIYLVTVSGNLSTIILIRFSSQLHHPMYFLLSHLALADLGCSSSVTPNMLINFLVERNMISYLGCAIQLGSVVFFGSSECFLLAAMAYDRFMAICSPLLYSTKMCTQVYVRLLTVTYLGGFLNACSFTISFSFLLFCGPNQVNHFFCDFTPLVKLSCSDSTIPAVVPSFTSGSIIVVTMCVIVISYICILITILKMSSTEGRHKAFSTCTSHLTVVTLFFGTITFIYVMPKSCYSTDQNKVVSLFYLVVVPMLNPLIYSLRNNEMKGALKRELGRKIFT, from the coding sequence ATGGATTCCCTGGTGGATGGGAACCACACTGCAGTGACAGGGTTCATTTTATTGGGCATAACTGAGGACCCTGTCCTTCGAGTCATCCTCTTCATGACCATCCTCTGCATCTACCTGGTGACCGTATCTGGCAACCTTAGCACGATCATTCTGATCAGGTTCTCCTCTCAGCTCCACCACCCCATGTATTTTTTGCTGAGCCACTTGGCCTTGGCTGACCTAGGCTGTTCCTCTTCTGTCACACCCAACATGCTTATAAACTTCCTGGTGGAGAGAAATATGATCTCCTATCTTGGATGTGCTATCCAGCTGGGTTCAGTTGTTTTCTTTGGGTCAAGTGAGTGCTTCCTTCTGGCTGCAATGGCATATGATCGCTTCATGGCCATCTGCAGCCCACTGCTTTATTCAACCAAAATGTGCACACAGGTTTATGTTCGCCTACTCACAGTGACTTACCTAGGTGGTTTTCTCAATGCTTGCTCTTTcactatttccttctcttttttactcTTCTGTGGACCAAATCAAGTCAAtcattttttctgtgattttactCCTTTAGTTAAACTCTCCTGCTCTGATAGTACAATCCCTGCGGTTGTCCCCTCATTTACATCTGGCTCCATCATTGTGGTCACGATGTGTGTCATAGTCATCTCCTATATCTGTATCCTCATCACCATCCTGAAGATGAGCTCCACTGAGGGACGCCACAAGGCCTTCTCCACCTGCACATCCCACCTCACAGTGGTGACTCTGTTCTTTGGGACCATTACATTCATTTATGTGATGCCCAAGTCCTGCTACTCGACTGACCAGAACAAGGTGGTGTCTTTGTTCTACCTGGTGGTGGTCCCCATGTTGAACCCCCTCATCTATAGCCTCAGGAACAATGAGATGAAGGGGGCTCTGAAGAGAGAGCTtggcagaaaaatatttacttag